TAAAATTGCTGGAGAAAGAAGCGTCTGACATTCTATTTTGCCCAGATGTATCAGAGATGTATCCAGAGGGTATGCTTACAAAAAAGTACCCTCTTAATGGTTTAGACAAAAACCTTGAAGGTGAAAAAAGACCGGGTCATTTTGATGGCGTTTGCACTATAGTACATCAGTTGTTTAATAGTGTTACTCCAGACAAAGCATTTTTTGGTGAAAAAGATTTTCAACAATTAGCAATCATCAAACACCTCGTTAAGGAATTAAACCTCAATATTGAAATTATTAGTTGTCCCACAATAAGAGATGCAGATGGTTTGGCCAAAAGCTCAAGGAATAAATTATTATCCCCATCAGAAAGGGAAAAAGCCCCTTTGATTTATAAAAGTTTGATGAAGGCTAAAGCACTCTTTACTGAAATCGATATAAATGAGCTAAAAATCATCGTCAAAAATGAAATTGAAAGCTGTGAGGAAATGACTTTAGACTATGTGGAAATCGTAAATCCTGAAACCCTAAAATCAGTTGGAAAAGAAAGTGATGTACTTGATAAAGCACATATACTCATTGCGACATATTTAGGAAATGTGCGTTTAA
The sequence above is a segment of the Flavobacteriales bacterium genome. Coding sequences within it:
- a CDS encoding pantoate--beta-alanine ligase, translating into MQVHKTVESLKNSISALREENLTIGFVPTMGALHDGHMSLVRLAKMKSDVVVVSIFVNPTQFNNPDDLENYPISLHEDIKLLEKEASDILFCPDVSEMYPEGMLTKKYPLNGLDKNLEGEKRPGHFDGVCTIVHQLFNSVTPDKAFFGEKDFQQLAIIKHLVKELNLNIEIISCPTIRDADGLAKSSRNKLLSPSEREKAPLIYKSLMKAKALFTEIDINELKIIVKNEIESCEEMTLDYVEIVNPETLKSVGKESDVLDKAHILIATYLGNVRLIDNLPLND